Proteins found in one Borreliella valaisiana VS116 genomic segment:
- the mltG gene encoding endolytic transglycosylase MltG, with amino-acid sequence MLIKIGKVFILLFFLGSILSIFIYFLNLSSLANGLVYEFDVEKGWGVKKIAKELKKQKLIKSELLLVFISYIFGSDKQFKEGRYSINSDLSTFEIYKEFLRGSSNVNIDVTIPEGYTSRRIAFKLKEFDVIDDVQDFIFLINEKSFIYELGFDYDSLEGFLFPDTYKFYKGIELKNVVRMFVDNFLNKLKSIGVVFSDYSSKDFYNRVIIASIVEREYRVKNEASIMSSVFYNRIKSGMALQSCATIEYIITEELGRSHPKRIYFSDLEINSPYNTYINKGYPPTPISNAGIISLQAAFFPKNTQYLFFVVKDSKSGTHQFSSDYSSHLLGAKDYIKNFITKD; translated from the coding sequence GTGCTTATTAAAATTGGAAAAGTATTTATTCTTTTGTTCTTTTTAGGATCTATTTTGTCAATTTTTATATATTTTTTAAATTTATCTTCTTTAGCAAATGGCTTAGTTTATGAATTTGATGTTGAGAAAGGTTGGGGAGTTAAAAAAATAGCTAAAGAGTTGAAAAAACAAAAATTAATTAAATCCGAATTGCTTCTTGTTTTTATTTCATATATTTTTGGTAGTGATAAACAATTTAAAGAGGGAAGATATTCAATCAATAGTGATCTTTCTACATTTGAAATATATAAAGAGTTTTTAAGGGGATCTTCTAACGTAAATATTGATGTTACAATACCTGAAGGGTATACTAGCAGAAGAATTGCTTTTAAGCTTAAAGAATTTGATGTAATTGATGATGTTCAAGATTTTATTTTTTTGATCAACGAAAAATCGTTTATTTATGAGCTTGGATTTGATTACGATTCTCTTGAAGGATTTTTATTTCCAGATACTTATAAATTTTACAAGGGCATAGAATTAAAGAATGTTGTTCGTATGTTTGTCGATAATTTTTTGAATAAGCTTAAATCTATAGGTGTTGTTTTTAGTGATTATTCAAGTAAAGATTTTTACAATAGAGTAATAATAGCATCTATTGTTGAGCGTGAATATAGGGTTAAAAATGAAGCTTCAATAATGTCTTCAGTTTTTTATAACAGAATAAAATCTGGTATGGCATTACAATCTTGTGCTACTATTGAGTATATTATTACAGAGGAACTAGGACGAAGTCACCCTAAAAGAATTTATTTTTCAGATTTAGAGATAAATTCTCCTTATAATACATATATTAATAAAGGGTATCCTCCTACTCCAATTTCAAATGCTGGTATTATTTCTTTACAAGCAGCTTTTTTCCCAAAAAATACGCAATATTTATTTTTTGTGGTAAAAGACTCTAAGTCGGGTACGCATCAATTTTCATCAGACTATTCCTCACATCTTTTAGGAGCAAAAGATTATATTAAAAATTTTATTACTAAGGATTAA
- the dnaG gene encoding DNA primase: MEYLQTKASIKAKFDIVAIVEQYIKLIKSGSTYKGLCPFHAEKTPSFFVNPLQGYFYCFGCKKGGDVIGFLMDMEKINYNDALKILCEKFGIYYNDLKISLKSEKKNENKDIVSKIYSLNSRLINTIKFFLNKNKKALDYVLKSRSISKEVVDLFELGYLPFNVKDGLELYDFLVSKGYSFEILRKSGLFSKTNPKVSILSQRLIFPIKDFKGNVVGFGGRDLDGKGSKYINLSETEVFKKKELLYGFYEGFDEIKSTKSVILVEGYIDVLAFFTSGIKRAVSTLGTSFSKEHLALIQRYADEVIFSFDGDDAGLSATLKAYQICLPFNINVSIVKMDFGRDPADVLKDEGEVSLQKILNNRCDAFDYLLDVYSNKYDLNKTVDLNAMINLFLNLINLSKLDTQKKIFLDKLSNKLGIGVTTLLKDYYRIKERFVVDNNKRNLYAHNDDSYERYLIVALLKNFSYFCIIRRNIIDSDLIDVNVRKTFVCFEDLFENNKDFSLMDLKKNLKDIYKVSEFFFEEILNSEFEVDDETLIHVLLAIKRRKLDSRVLLCKRRCNEDSLVNAKVQINELMFLNMQRKNLKIYIDDVPGS; encoded by the coding sequence ATGGAGTATTTACAAACTAAAGCCTCAATTAAAGCTAAATTTGATATTGTAGCTATTGTAGAACAATACATTAAGCTTATTAAATCAGGATCTACTTATAAAGGGCTTTGTCCTTTTCATGCTGAGAAAACCCCTTCTTTTTTTGTAAACCCTTTGCAAGGATATTTTTATTGTTTTGGATGTAAAAAGGGCGGGGATGTTATTGGATTTTTAATGGATATGGAAAAAATCAATTACAATGATGCTCTTAAGATTTTATGTGAAAAATTTGGTATTTATTATAATGATTTGAAAATAAGCCTAAAAAGTGAAAAAAAAAATGAAAATAAAGACATAGTTTCAAAAATTTACTCATTAAATTCTAGATTAATCAATACCATTAAATTTTTTTTGAATAAAAACAAGAAAGCCTTAGATTACGTTTTAAAGAGTAGATCAATATCTAAGGAAGTCGTTGATTTATTTGAACTTGGATATTTACCATTTAATGTTAAAGATGGTTTAGAGCTTTATGATTTTTTAGTTTCAAAAGGATACTCTTTTGAAATACTGAGAAAAAGTGGTTTATTCTCAAAGACAAATCCCAAAGTTTCTATTTTATCTCAAAGATTAATTTTTCCAATTAAAGATTTTAAAGGAAACGTTGTTGGTTTTGGCGGTCGAGATTTGGATGGGAAAGGTTCTAAGTATATTAATTTAAGTGAAACTGAAGTTTTTAAAAAAAAGGAACTTCTTTATGGATTTTATGAGGGGTTTGATGAGATTAAATCTACAAAGTCAGTTATATTAGTAGAAGGATATATAGATGTTCTTGCTTTTTTTACATCTGGGATTAAGAGAGCCGTATCTACTCTTGGTACTTCTTTTTCAAAAGAACATCTGGCTTTGATTCAAAGATATGCTGATGAGGTAATATTTTCTTTTGATGGTGATGATGCTGGGCTTTCTGCAACTTTAAAAGCTTATCAAATTTGTTTGCCATTTAATATTAATGTTAGTATTGTTAAAATGGATTTTGGTCGTGATCCTGCAGATGTTCTTAAGGATGAGGGTGAAGTTTCTTTGCAGAAAATTTTAAATAATAGATGTGATGCTTTTGATTATCTCTTAGATGTTTATTCCAATAAATATGATTTAAATAAAACTGTAGATTTAAATGCTATGATTAATTTATTTTTAAATTTGATAAATTTATCAAAATTAGATACTCAGAAAAAAATTTTTTTAGACAAGCTAAGCAATAAACTTGGTATTGGCGTTACAACTTTATTAAAAGATTATTATAGAATAAAAGAAAGATTTGTAGTTGACAATAATAAAAGAAATTTGTATGCTCATAATGATGATTCTTATGAGAGGTATCTAATAGTAGCTTTGTTGAAAAATTTTAGTTATTTTTGTATAATAAGGCGCAATATTATTGATAGCGATTTAATTGATGTTAATGTTAGAAAAACTTTTGTATGCTTTGAAGATTTATTTGAAAATAATAAAGATTTTTCATTAATGGATTTAAAAAAAAATTTAAAGGACATCTATAAAGTTAGTGAATTTTTTTTTGAAGAAATTTTAAATTCTGAATTTGAAGTGGATGATGAGACTCTCATTCATGTTTTGCTTGCAATCAAGAGAAGAAAATTAGATTCTCGTGTTTTGCTTTGCAAAAGAAGATGTAATGAGGACTCTTTGGTTAATGCTAAGGTTCAAATAAATGAGTTAATGTTTTTAAATATGCAGAGAAAAAATTTAAAAATCTATATAGACGATGTTCCAGGGAGTTGA
- the rpoD gene encoding RNA polymerase sigma factor RpoD: MLDLEKKYSKLIEGIVTHLGDRKSLSFSELSNLLPDDILEPEVLDCICSILEDRGIRLVNKISELDLVGTEEGNDEDEEVEIESDRNFMILDDGFQSDEEDIDIDGKLDDCDEEDISVKDDLGSGYIKSNVLKDSHSEDPIKLYLKEIGKEFLLTGNQEVELAKQMDSGEGIIENILKNEGLVIENYYNLVNTIYSRMEREEFFKREKDRDKENNPDYYNKKKRIASFYKIPLKPIQDRLISYVDNKHRVYELGGDILEKNLKRERSALKELLRDIPLYQDELRIFSDDYIDSANKIKDLQRQQRIILSRLKIEKIRDLRVLGRDLTIAEKRIEIEKSLKLKEDAIKEQITEAQLAQKELERIEMYYEYPMDKIISMSEEIAKGKQMMQHAKDQLIKANLRLVVSIAKKYANRGLHFFDLVQEGNIGLIKAVEKFEYKRGFKFSTYATWWIRQAITRSISDQARTIRVPVHMIEQINRLNRETRYLIQVLGKDPTDEELSDRLGWELKKVKTVKSVSREPVSLETPIGEEEDSVLSDFIEDKAIKNPANHTSFVVLQDQIRAILGTLPEREQEVVKMRFGLEDGYSLTLEEVGLHFNVTRERIRQIESKALRRLKNPKKTQKLKDYLEDLN, from the coding sequence TTGCTGGATTTGGAAAAGAAATATTCGAAGCTGATAGAGGGTATTGTTACACATTTGGGAGATAGAAAATCTCTTAGTTTTAGTGAATTATCAAATTTGTTGCCCGATGATATATTGGAACCGGAGGTCCTTGATTGTATTTGTTCAATACTTGAGGATAGGGGAATAAGGTTAGTTAATAAAATTTCGGAACTAGATCTGGTAGGCACTGAAGAGGGAAATGATGAAGATGAAGAGGTGGAGATTGAATCCGATAGAAATTTTATGATTTTAGATGATGGTTTCCAAAGTGATGAGGAAGATATTGATATTGATGGCAAACTGGATGATTGTGATGAAGAAGATATTTCTGTTAAGGATGATTTGGGTTCTGGGTATATTAAAAGTAATGTCTTAAAAGATAGTCATTCAGAAGATCCAATAAAGCTTTATTTAAAGGAAATAGGAAAAGAGTTCTTATTAACAGGAAATCAAGAAGTTGAACTTGCCAAGCAAATGGATTCTGGAGAGGGCATAATTGAGAATATTCTTAAAAATGAGGGACTTGTTATAGAAAACTATTATAATCTTGTTAATACTATTTATTCAAGAATGGAGAGGGAAGAGTTTTTCAAAAGAGAAAAAGATAGAGATAAAGAGAATAACCCTGATTATTATAATAAAAAAAAAAGAATTGCCTCTTTTTATAAAATTCCTTTAAAACCAATTCAAGATCGTTTAATAAGTTATGTAGATAATAAGCATAGGGTATATGAGCTTGGGGGAGATATTCTTGAAAAGAATTTAAAAAGGGAAAGGTCAGCCTTAAAAGAGCTTTTACGAGATATTCCTTTGTATCAAGATGAACTAAGAATTTTTTCAGATGATTATATTGACTCGGCTAACAAAATAAAGGATTTGCAAAGGCAGCAAAGAATAATTTTAAGCAGGTTAAAAATTGAAAAAATAAGAGACTTAAGAGTGCTTGGAAGAGATTTGACTATTGCTGAGAAAAGAATAGAGATAGAAAAATCTCTTAAACTTAAAGAAGATGCTATTAAAGAGCAGATTACAGAGGCTCAGCTTGCTCAAAAAGAACTTGAGAGAATTGAAATGTATTACGAATACCCAATGGATAAGATAATAAGCATGTCAGAGGAGATTGCTAAAGGGAAACAAATGATGCAACATGCTAAAGATCAGTTGATTAAGGCTAATTTAAGGCTTGTTGTAAGCATTGCTAAGAAATATGCAAATAGAGGTCTTCATTTTTTTGACCTTGTTCAAGAAGGTAATATTGGATTAATTAAAGCTGTTGAAAAATTTGAATATAAAAGAGGTTTTAAGTTTTCAACTTATGCTACTTGGTGGATTAGACAGGCTATAACAAGATCTATTTCTGATCAAGCTCGCACAATTAGAGTTCCTGTGCATATGATTGAACAAATCAATAGGCTTAATAGAGAAACTAGGTATCTAATTCAAGTTTTGGGGAAAGATCCCACGGATGAAGAGCTTTCAGACAGACTTGGATGGGAGCTTAAAAAGGTTAAAACTGTAAAAAGTGTTTCAAGAGAACCTGTTTCTCTTGAAACACCAATTGGAGAAGAAGAAGATTCTGTTCTTAGCGATTTTATTGAGGATAAGGCAATAAAAAATCCTGCAAATCATACGTCTTTTGTAGTTTTGCAAGATCAAATAAGGGCAATTCTTGGGACTCTTCCTGAAAGAGAGCAAGAAGTTGTCAAAATGAGATTTGGGCTTGAAGATGGCTATTCTTTAACTCTTGAAGAGGTTGGACTTCATTTTAATGTTACAAGAGAAAGAATTAGACAAATTGAATCTAAGGCATTAAGGCGGCTTAAAAATCCTAAAAAAACTCAAAAATTAAAAGATTATCTTGAAGATTTAAATTAA
- a CDS encoding zinc ribbon domain-containing protein has product MENNIDTLKKLEVIYKSKFELEERRKSIPKYLEMKKIQIEELSKVLIDLQQKFKEYQKEDSSLKLDIQDINSRKSKAEEKIDSIKTQREYEALEKELQVIIDDEVTIRKKMTHVNGLKTKIEREILDVTEKHSKEEECFKAESNSLELELIEIEKKLLEIESEELNCASKMNEDFLFKFQRIIRNKSNGVVPLINNVCKGCHMILPVEFANKVRREPNDIKFCPYCSRILYYQDKVRISDEIIPGSLADLIE; this is encoded by the coding sequence ATGGAGAATAATATTGATACATTAAAAAAACTTGAAGTTATATATAAGTCTAAGTTTGAGCTTGAAGAAAGACGAAAAAGTATTCCTAAGTATTTGGAGATGAAAAAAATTCAGATTGAAGAATTATCGAAAGTTCTTATTGATTTGCAACAAAAGTTTAAGGAATACCAAAAAGAAGACTCTTCTTTAAAGTTAGATATTCAAGATATTAATTCAAGAAAGAGTAAAGCAGAAGAAAAAATTGATAGCATTAAAACGCAAAGAGAATATGAAGCTCTTGAAAAAGAACTTCAGGTTATTATTGACGATGAAGTTACAATTAGAAAAAAGATGACACATGTTAATGGGCTTAAAACTAAAATAGAAAGAGAAATATTAGATGTCACCGAAAAGCATAGCAAAGAAGAAGAATGTTTTAAGGCTGAAAGCAATAGTTTAGAGTTAGAGCTTATAGAAATTGAAAAGAAACTTCTAGAAATAGAGAGTGAAGAGTTGAATTGTGCTTCTAAAATGAATGAAGATTTTTTATTTAAATTTCAAAGGATAATAAGAAATAAATCAAACGGAGTTGTGCCCTTAATTAACAATGTTTGTAAAGGTTGTCATATGATACTTCCTGTTGAATTTGCAAATAAAGTAAGGCGTGAGCCTAACGATATTAAATTTTGTCCTTATTGCAGTAGAATACTTTATTATCAGGATAAAGTTAGAATAAGTGATGAGATAATTCCTGGTAGTTTAGCAGATCTTATTGAATAA
- a CDS encoding tetratricopeptide repeat protein, whose product MEIRYLKYIFYSFTIFIFIFLIYYILSYFKSFSSSYLKAGPTEVDLLLLWDKKEYKEIIDYAENDIKNHRFDFNLNLLLGFSYFYYSLIVNEEYLKGEFLDKSIERLRFLISINDGVSIGPLYYILGKAYSHKGEFYSELAVKFLKKALSVDNFDFMNIKEDIFEYLGYSYQLLRDYKSSLKFFEKAYNENKSDLVLWSLAYVNYKLNDINKSVEYIKKIIEEEKGKLSKGERTDENLIQKVYLLYGDILLDKGDYESAFNYYNKVLEINSSNSSVYVKIGDIYRKKDKDYPKARKYWREALNLNPYLEAARERLGITLEDF is encoded by the coding sequence ATGGAAATAAGATATTTAAAATATATTTTTTATTCGTTTACGATTTTCATTTTTATTTTTTTAATTTACTATATTTTATCATATTTCAAGTCTTTTTCTAGTTCTTATTTAAAAGCAGGCCCAACAGAGGTTGATTTGCTTTTGCTATGGGATAAAAAAGAATATAAAGAGATTATAGATTATGCCGAGAACGATATTAAAAATCATAGATTTGATTTTAATTTAAATTTGCTTTTGGGATTTTCATACTTTTATTATTCTTTAATAGTAAATGAAGAATATTTGAAAGGAGAATTTTTAGATAAATCCATAGAAAGATTAAGATTTTTAATTTCTATAAATGATGGAGTCTCTATAGGTCCCTTGTATTATATATTGGGAAAGGCATATTCTCATAAAGGAGAGTTTTATAGTGAACTTGCTGTAAAATTTTTGAAGAAGGCTTTAAGTGTTGATAATTTTGATTTCATGAACATTAAAGAAGATATTTTTGAATATTTGGGATATTCATATCAGCTTTTAAGAGATTACAAGTCTAGTTTAAAGTTTTTTGAAAAAGCCTACAATGAAAATAAATCTGATTTAGTGCTTTGGAGCTTGGCTTATGTTAATTATAAGTTGAATGATATAAACAAAAGTGTCGAGTATATAAAAAAAATAATAGAAGAAGAGAAAGGAAAATTGTCAAAGGGTGAGAGAACAGATGAAAATTTAATTCAAAAGGTATATTTGCTTTATGGAGATATCTTATTAGATAAGGGTGACTATGAGAGTGCTTTTAATTACTATAATAAAGTTCTAGAAATTAATAGTTCAAATTCTAGCGTTTATGTTAAAATAGGAGATATATATAGGAAGAAAGATAAAGATTATCCTAAGGCTAGAAAATACTGGAGAGAAGCTCTCAATCTTAATCCTTATTTAGAAGCAGCAAGAGAGAGACTTGGAATTACTTTGGAAGATTTTTAG
- a CDS encoding rod shape-determining protein, whose amino-acid sequence MNLFKSFLIDIGIDLGTCNTLVYIKDYGVVMSEPSVVAIDITKGNKVVAVGRNAKKMLWKTPENIKAVRPLRDGVIADIENTEKMIKYFINQIFSRKKLFFKPRMVIGVPTCITEVERRAVKESAMNAGAREVKVIEESLAAAIGSDIPIFEPTGHMVCDIGGGTTEISVISLGGMVVSRAIRTGGDEFDESIIKYMRNSHNIIIGQQTAEKLKIMIGNVYPDVQNLRVEKIDIKGTDAVTGLPRKQLVDSMEVRESLQEPINIVVDEVKRTLGATPPELATDIVERGIILTGGGALLKGLNRLLSKETGVPVYVADNPLLSVAVGAGLFYDYANRIDISKNIYSFINE is encoded by the coding sequence TTGAATTTGTTTAAGTCTTTTTTGATAGATATTGGTATTGATCTTGGAACATGTAATACGTTGGTTTATATTAAAGATTATGGTGTGGTTATGAGTGAGCCTTCTGTTGTTGCAATAGATATTACTAAAGGTAATAAAGTTGTTGCGGTTGGCCGAAATGCTAAAAAAATGCTTTGGAAAACTCCAGAAAATATTAAGGCTGTGCGTCCACTTAGAGACGGAGTTATTGCTGATATTGAAAATACAGAGAAGATGATTAAATATTTTATTAATCAAATTTTTTCTCGTAAAAAATTGTTTTTTAAGCCAAGAATGGTAATAGGTGTTCCAACTTGTATTACAGAGGTTGAACGAAGAGCTGTAAAAGAGAGTGCAATGAATGCCGGTGCAAGAGAAGTTAAAGTAATAGAAGAATCTCTTGCAGCTGCTATTGGGTCTGATATTCCTATTTTTGAACCTACAGGTCACATGGTATGTGATATTGGGGGTGGAACTACAGAAATATCGGTTATTTCTCTTGGTGGCATGGTTGTAAGTAGGGCGATTAGAACCGGTGGTGACGAATTTGATGAGAGCATAATAAAGTACATGAGAAATTCTCATAATATTATAATTGGCCAACAGACAGCAGAAAAATTGAAAATTATGATAGGAAATGTATATCCTGATGTTCAAAATTTGAGGGTAGAAAAAATAGATATTAAGGGTACAGATGCTGTAACTGGCCTTCCTAGAAAGCAACTTGTTGATTCTATGGAAGTAAGAGAGTCTTTACAAGAACCCATTAATATTGTTGTGGATGAAGTTAAACGTACTCTTGGTGCAACACCTCCAGAGCTTGCTACAGACATTGTTGAGCGTGGCATTATTTTGACAGGAGGAGGAGCTCTTCTTAAGGGTTTAAATAGGCTTCTTTCAAAAGAGACTGGAGTTCCTGTTTATGTTGCAGACAATCCCCTTCTCTCTGTAGCTGTTGGTGCCGGATTATTTTATGATTATGCCAATAGAATAGATATTAGTAAGAATATTTATAGTTTTATTAATGAATAA